From one Ursus arctos isolate Adak ecotype North America unplaced genomic scaffold, UrsArc2.0 scaffold_1, whole genome shotgun sequence genomic stretch:
- the LOC123000681 gene encoding thymosin beta-4-like translates to MSDVHNMAEIEKFNKSKSKKIETPSKDTIEPEKQAGES, encoded by the coding sequence ATGTCTGACGTACATAATATGGCTGAGATTGAGAAATTCAATAAATCGAAATCGAAGAAGATAGAAACCCCTTCAAAAGACACGATTGAACCGGAGAAGCAAGCAGGCGAATCGTAA